Proteins encoded together in one Euwallacea similis isolate ESF13 chromosome 12, ESF131.1, whole genome shotgun sequence window:
- the LOC136412640 gene encoding uncharacterized protein isoform X2: MVWVTTIGFGLAPLAQRKHGLAIAIYKMWWNILIALLLLPNLAAPQRDCSRNEYDRCVRIADPLVKEAHLVFPDNLNDIDLVCRTWNKFVDCLKDYTDSCFTNQQRRVFNRAVESPIESVHQMCMQPSYQKEYLQYAPCIKSTIVERMHCGTHYNLLVDQVEQGEIISKSTLCCSHDRFKQCVLRETRRLCDRGISDGPASRFASQIIEKALKFLQDQCINYIPNSGDCSSPQDSLISYSDRSDPSSVLSSSSSEPYPWSTTQRQDFGAREVSSSRMPKVSTSGWVASNRPSRDKEESPGGHGAILPTQHLGSRTRPASYGRSNSWPADSGSSTTLPSYTSPMFPGILSTPSSQRERFGSRDTWNVGSGYNNRLEEKDVSASPSYRPTDYVSSTTPQHTESSLPSLWNPSSLPTTETWYPAAGNQLTNEVDEPNQLGWQKPRNGGSRRNMDMVGWLLECLVLVKSVRTLLC, from the exons aaaatgtggTGGAATATCTTAATAGCGCTTCTACTCCTCCCCAATCTGGCAGCCCCGCAAAGAGACTGCTCAAGAAATGAATATGACAGATGTGTGAGAATCGCAGATCCCTTAGTAAAG GAAGCCCACTTGGTGTTCCCCGACAACCTCAATGACATAGATTTGGTGTGCAGAACATGGAACAAATTCGTAGACTGCCTGAAAGATTATACCGACAGCTGCTTCACTAATCAGCAAAGGAGGGTGTTCAATCGAGCAGTCGAGAGTCCCATCGAAAGTGTTCACCAAATGTGCATGCAACCGAGCTACCAGAAAG AATACCTCCAATACGCCCCATGCATTAAAAGTACCATAGTGGAACGAATGCACTGTGGCACGCACTATAACCTTTTGGTGGATCAAGTGGAGCAAGGCGAAATAATTTCGAAATCTACATTATGCTG CTCCCATGACAGGTTCAAGCAGTGCGTCCTGAGGGAAACCCGGAGGTTGTGCGACAGAGGTATCTCCGATGGACCAGCCTCAAGGTTCGCTTCCCAAATCATTGAAAAGGCTCTGAAGTTCTTGCAGGATCAGTGTATTAATTATAT CCCAAACTCTGGAGATTGTTCATCACCTCAAGATTCACTGATATCCTATTCGGACAGATCGGACCCATCTTCGGTATTAAGTTCGTCTTCCAGTGAGCCATATCCATGGAGTACAACTCAGCGCCAGGATTTTGGGGCGAGAGAAGTGTCTTCGTCCAGGATGCCCAAGGTGTCAACGTCTGGTTGGGTGGCGTCTAACAGGCCTTCAAGGGATAAGGAAGAAAGCCCTGGGGGGCACG GGGCAATCCTTCCAACCCAACACTTAGGAAGTCGTACCCGACCGGCTTCATATGGGAGATCTAACAGTTGGCCAGCTGACTCTGGTTCCAGCACAACCCTCCCCTCTTACACTTCGCCTATGTTTCCAGGAATTCTAAGCACTCCCAGCAGTCAAAGAGAGAGATTCGGAAGCAGAGATACATGGAACGTTGGTTCTGGTTACAATAATCGACTGGAGGAAAAAGATGTGTCAG CTAGCCCCTCTTATCGCCCTACAGACTATGTATCCAGCACCACGCCTCAACACACTGAGTCTTCCTTACCGTCCTTATGGAACCCCTCTAGTCTTCCAACCACTGAAACTTGGTATCCAGCAGCAGGCAATCAGCTTACAAACGAAGTAGATGAACCCAATCAGCTGGGGTGGCAAAAACCAAGGAACGGAGGTTCCAGAAGGAATATGGATATGGTTGGGTGGTTGTTGGAGTGTCTGGTGTTGGTAAAAAGTGTTAGAACTTTGTTGTGTtaa
- the LOC136412640 gene encoding uncharacterized protein isoform X1, producing the protein MSFSPCILVDNHNKMVWVTTIGFGLAPLAQRKHGLAIAIYKMWWNILIALLLLPNLAAPQRDCSRNEYDRCVRIADPLVKEAHLVFPDNLNDIDLVCRTWNKFVDCLKDYTDSCFTNQQRRVFNRAVESPIESVHQMCMQPSYQKEYLQYAPCIKSTIVERMHCGTHYNLLVDQVEQGEIISKSTLCCSHDRFKQCVLRETRRLCDRGISDGPASRFASQIIEKALKFLQDQCINYIPNSGDCSSPQDSLISYSDRSDPSSVLSSSSSEPYPWSTTQRQDFGAREVSSSRMPKVSTSGWVASNRPSRDKEESPGGHGAILPTQHLGSRTRPASYGRSNSWPADSGSSTTLPSYTSPMFPGILSTPSSQRERFGSRDTWNVGSGYNNRLEEKDVSASPSYRPTDYVSSTTPQHTESSLPSLWNPSSLPTTETWYPAAGNQLTNEVDEPNQLGWQKPRNGGSRRNMDMVGWLLECLVLVKSVRTLLC; encoded by the exons aaaatgtggTGGAATATCTTAATAGCGCTTCTACTCCTCCCCAATCTGGCAGCCCCGCAAAGAGACTGCTCAAGAAATGAATATGACAGATGTGTGAGAATCGCAGATCCCTTAGTAAAG GAAGCCCACTTGGTGTTCCCCGACAACCTCAATGACATAGATTTGGTGTGCAGAACATGGAACAAATTCGTAGACTGCCTGAAAGATTATACCGACAGCTGCTTCACTAATCAGCAAAGGAGGGTGTTCAATCGAGCAGTCGAGAGTCCCATCGAAAGTGTTCACCAAATGTGCATGCAACCGAGCTACCAGAAAG AATACCTCCAATACGCCCCATGCATTAAAAGTACCATAGTGGAACGAATGCACTGTGGCACGCACTATAACCTTTTGGTGGATCAAGTGGAGCAAGGCGAAATAATTTCGAAATCTACATTATGCTG CTCCCATGACAGGTTCAAGCAGTGCGTCCTGAGGGAAACCCGGAGGTTGTGCGACAGAGGTATCTCCGATGGACCAGCCTCAAGGTTCGCTTCCCAAATCATTGAAAAGGCTCTGAAGTTCTTGCAGGATCAGTGTATTAATTATAT CCCAAACTCTGGAGATTGTTCATCACCTCAAGATTCACTGATATCCTATTCGGACAGATCGGACCCATCTTCGGTATTAAGTTCGTCTTCCAGTGAGCCATATCCATGGAGTACAACTCAGCGCCAGGATTTTGGGGCGAGAGAAGTGTCTTCGTCCAGGATGCCCAAGGTGTCAACGTCTGGTTGGGTGGCGTCTAACAGGCCTTCAAGGGATAAGGAAGAAAGCCCTGGGGGGCACG GGGCAATCCTTCCAACCCAACACTTAGGAAGTCGTACCCGACCGGCTTCATATGGGAGATCTAACAGTTGGCCAGCTGACTCTGGTTCCAGCACAACCCTCCCCTCTTACACTTCGCCTATGTTTCCAGGAATTCTAAGCACTCCCAGCAGTCAAAGAGAGAGATTCGGAAGCAGAGATACATGGAACGTTGGTTCTGGTTACAATAATCGACTGGAGGAAAAAGATGTGTCAG CTAGCCCCTCTTATCGCCCTACAGACTATGTATCCAGCACCACGCCTCAACACACTGAGTCTTCCTTACCGTCCTTATGGAACCCCTCTAGTCTTCCAACCACTGAAACTTGGTATCCAGCAGCAGGCAATCAGCTTACAAACGAAGTAGATGAACCCAATCAGCTGGGGTGGCAAAAACCAAGGAACGGAGGTTCCAGAAGGAATATGGATATGGTTGGGTGGTTGTTGGAGTGTCTGGTGTTGGTAAAAAGTGTTAGAACTTTGTTGTGTtaa
- the LOC136412640 gene encoding uncharacterized protein isoform X3 yields MFDYALISNSVAEKMWWNILIALLLLPNLAAPQRDCSRNEYDRCVRIADPLVKEAHLVFPDNLNDIDLVCRTWNKFVDCLKDYTDSCFTNQQRRVFNRAVESPIESVHQMCMQPSYQKEYLQYAPCIKSTIVERMHCGTHYNLLVDQVEQGEIISKSTLCCSHDRFKQCVLRETRRLCDRGISDGPASRFASQIIEKALKFLQDQCINYIPNSGDCSSPQDSLISYSDRSDPSSVLSSSSSEPYPWSTTQRQDFGAREVSSSRMPKVSTSGWVASNRPSRDKEESPGGHGAILPTQHLGSRTRPASYGRSNSWPADSGSSTTLPSYTSPMFPGILSTPSSQRERFGSRDTWNVGSGYNNRLEEKDVSASPSYRPTDYVSSTTPQHTESSLPSLWNPSSLPTTETWYPAAGNQLTNEVDEPNQLGWQKPRNGGSRRNMDMVGWLLECLVLVKSVRTLLC; encoded by the exons aaaatgtggTGGAATATCTTAATAGCGCTTCTACTCCTCCCCAATCTGGCAGCCCCGCAAAGAGACTGCTCAAGAAATGAATATGACAGATGTGTGAGAATCGCAGATCCCTTAGTAAAG GAAGCCCACTTGGTGTTCCCCGACAACCTCAATGACATAGATTTGGTGTGCAGAACATGGAACAAATTCGTAGACTGCCTGAAAGATTATACCGACAGCTGCTTCACTAATCAGCAAAGGAGGGTGTTCAATCGAGCAGTCGAGAGTCCCATCGAAAGTGTTCACCAAATGTGCATGCAACCGAGCTACCAGAAAG AATACCTCCAATACGCCCCATGCATTAAAAGTACCATAGTGGAACGAATGCACTGTGGCACGCACTATAACCTTTTGGTGGATCAAGTGGAGCAAGGCGAAATAATTTCGAAATCTACATTATGCTG CTCCCATGACAGGTTCAAGCAGTGCGTCCTGAGGGAAACCCGGAGGTTGTGCGACAGAGGTATCTCCGATGGACCAGCCTCAAGGTTCGCTTCCCAAATCATTGAAAAGGCTCTGAAGTTCTTGCAGGATCAGTGTATTAATTATAT CCCAAACTCTGGAGATTGTTCATCACCTCAAGATTCACTGATATCCTATTCGGACAGATCGGACCCATCTTCGGTATTAAGTTCGTCTTCCAGTGAGCCATATCCATGGAGTACAACTCAGCGCCAGGATTTTGGGGCGAGAGAAGTGTCTTCGTCCAGGATGCCCAAGGTGTCAACGTCTGGTTGGGTGGCGTCTAACAGGCCTTCAAGGGATAAGGAAGAAAGCCCTGGGGGGCACG GGGCAATCCTTCCAACCCAACACTTAGGAAGTCGTACCCGACCGGCTTCATATGGGAGATCTAACAGTTGGCCAGCTGACTCTGGTTCCAGCACAACCCTCCCCTCTTACACTTCGCCTATGTTTCCAGGAATTCTAAGCACTCCCAGCAGTCAAAGAGAGAGATTCGGAAGCAGAGATACATGGAACGTTGGTTCTGGTTACAATAATCGACTGGAGGAAAAAGATGTGTCAG CTAGCCCCTCTTATCGCCCTACAGACTATGTATCCAGCACCACGCCTCAACACACTGAGTCTTCCTTACCGTCCTTATGGAACCCCTCTAGTCTTCCAACCACTGAAACTTGGTATCCAGCAGCAGGCAATCAGCTTACAAACGAAGTAGATGAACCCAATCAGCTGGGGTGGCAAAAACCAAGGAACGGAGGTTCCAGAAGGAATATGGATATGGTTGGGTGGTTGTTGGAGTGTCTGGTGTTGGTAAAAAGTGTTAGAACTTTGTTGTGTtaa